In one window of Saprospiraceae bacterium DNA:
- a CDS encoding DUF3667 domain-containing protein: protein MEKICIQCGALLNGPFCSACGANQQKSQIKFGNFFNVLFEFVTNWERKLSSTIKDLFNDPGTVVRHFTDISKEKYYHPVKFLLFWGGINFLATKWMHVGFFQKEPDPDLIMQRAVEFVKEYWSFVWMATMPFTALGHYILSFRKDGKFVHHCVFASYLVGMNLLINIPLFLIDKFYPDLKDLNSTIHLICSFAIIFHFTRMWLLKNIWWSLFVSVFIYLSTYIGVFIYLVIIYVLFHFI, encoded by the coding sequence ATGGAAAAAATATGTATTCAATGTGGGGCCTTGCTTAATGGCCCCTTCTGTAGTGCATGTGGAGCCAATCAGCAGAAATCTCAAATCAAATTTGGAAATTTTTTTAATGTTCTTTTCGAGTTTGTTACTAATTGGGAGCGAAAACTATCGTCAACCATTAAAGATTTATTTAATGATCCAGGGACTGTAGTCAGGCATTTTACAGACATCAGCAAAGAAAAGTATTACCACCCAGTAAAATTTTTATTGTTTTGGGGAGGAATTAATTTTCTGGCGACCAAATGGATGCATGTTGGCTTTTTTCAAAAGGAACCCGATCCAGATCTGATCATGCAACGTGCAGTTGAATTTGTGAAAGAATATTGGAGCTTTGTATGGATGGCAACAATGCCATTTACAGCTCTTGGGCATTACATTTTATCTTTTAGAAAGGATGGCAAATTTGTACACCATTGTGTATTCGCTTCTTATCTGGTAGGCATGAATTTATTGATAAACATTCCCCTTTTTTTAATTGATAAGTTTTATCCTGATTTAAAGGATTTAAACAGCACGATACATCTTATTTGTTCATTTGCAATAATCTTTCATTTTACAAGGATGTGGCTCCTTAAGAATATTTGGTGGAGTTTATTTGTTTCAGTTTTTATTTATTTGTCTACCTATATAGGTGTTTTTATATACCTGGTGATCATATACGTTCTCTTTCATTTTATTTGA
- a CDS encoding transposase, with protein sequence MADSYKKVYLHLIFVVKNREALLAQSWRQTLFKYMAASLKARGHFPLAVNGYHDHIHLAFDYNCQELIPDLVRELKKSSNKFINENKFCNSKFEWQSGYGLFSEDHRSKKMIINYIEKQETHHSKKCFKAELIDLFKKYQIPHEEKYLFDFLEEIKIN encoded by the coding sequence ATGGCCGACTCCTATAAAAAAGTTTATCTCCACCTGATTTTCGTTGTAAAAAACAGGGAAGCACTCCTTGCACAATCCTGGAGGCAAACGCTGTTTAAATACATGGCGGCATCTCTGAAAGCACGCGGACATTTTCCGCTTGCTGTAAACGGTTACCACGACCACATCCACCTGGCATTTGATTACAATTGCCAGGAACTCATCCCTGATCTTGTACGGGAATTAAAGAAGTCATCCAACAAGTTTATAAATGAAAATAAATTTTGTAATAGCAAATTTGAATGGCAAAGCGGTTACGGATTATTTTCCGAAGACCATCGAAGTAAAAAGATGATCATCAATTATATTGAGAAACAGGAAACACATCACAGTAAAAAATGCTTTAAAGCAGAATTAATCGACTTATTCAAAAAATATCAAATTCCACACGAAGAAAAATACCTTTTTGACTTTTTGGAGGAAATAAAAATCAATTAG
- a CDS encoding S46 family peptidase produces MLKRNLVIGLLFIGLSNFVYGGEGMWLPLFLKSLNEKEMKSMGMKISAEDIYSVNKGSLKDAIVHFGGGCTSEIISSQGLLLTNHHCGYGYIQSHTTLDQNYLRDGFWARNHQEELRCEGLTATIIVRIEDVTAKILEGVDPSWGENKRRNKIDENTERLKPLIEKRSDQSVFIRGFYNNNQYFAFVTDVYKDVRLVGAPPESIGKFGADTDNWVWPRHTGDFALFRIYAGNDNRPAEYSSSNKPYKPKHFLPVSIAGIQEGDFSMVFGFPGRTNQYLTMEGARQQIEVLNPVRISLRDKALKIMDKYMRADPQVKIQYASKYAGIANAWKKWIGENLGMRVSSGLAKKQKDDENFQSAVDSKPEFKAYRNFNADLEFKYKRLEPFAYAREYYSETFFRNVDVVAFYRMVSGLIDVYEGRGEETFNSRKNAIANQTDAYFKNINLTVDKEIFSSLLEQFHKEMNPAFVFSHLKEGLERHQNDYRKFTDELYASSKLMETASLRELMLLPYKEWIDLVKKDPVWIFYNEMKFYLDNDINKLCGELEDEISELRRKHMAALLQVFPERRFYPDANSTLRVTYGQVEGYQPKDGVKYLSQTYLDGVLEKYVPGDYEFDVPRKLQQLYRDKDYGIYGENGKMPLAFIGSNHTTGGNSGSPAIDAHGNLIGLNFDRVWEGTMSDINYDRSICRNIMVDARYILFIIDKFAGAKWIVDEMKLVKPKKRKK; encoded by the coding sequence ATGTTAAAAAGAAATCTTGTCATAGGGCTTTTATTTATTGGCCTGAGTAATTTCGTTTATGGTGGAGAAGGCATGTGGTTGCCCTTGTTTCTCAAATCGCTTAATGAAAAGGAAATGAAATCCATGGGCATGAAGATCTCTGCAGAGGACATATATAGTGTGAACAAAGGCTCACTGAAAGATGCCATCGTGCATTTTGGTGGAGGATGTACCTCAGAAATTATTTCCAGTCAGGGTCTTCTGCTTACCAACCATCATTGCGGATATGGATATATTCAATCGCATACTACTTTAGATCAGAATTATTTGAGAGATGGTTTTTGGGCACGGAATCATCAGGAAGAATTGCGGTGTGAAGGTTTGACTGCAACCATTATCGTTAGAATTGAAGATGTGACTGCAAAAATATTGGAGGGAGTAGATCCTTCCTGGGGTGAAAATAAAAGGAGAAATAAAATCGACGAAAATACAGAACGATTAAAACCGCTCATTGAAAAACGGTCAGACCAATCCGTGTTTATCAGAGGATTTTATAACAACAATCAGTATTTTGCATTTGTAACCGACGTTTACAAAGATGTTCGTCTGGTTGGAGCACCTCCTGAGTCGATTGGAAAATTCGGGGCAGACACAGACAACTGGGTATGGCCAAGACATACGGGTGATTTTGCATTATTTAGAATTTATGCTGGAAATGACAACCGGCCTGCAGAATACTCCAGTTCAAACAAACCCTACAAGCCCAAACACTTTCTTCCGGTTTCAATTGCGGGTATTCAGGAGGGCGATTTTTCTATGGTTTTCGGATTCCCGGGAAGGACCAACCAATATCTGACCATGGAGGGAGCACGTCAACAAATAGAAGTGTTGAATCCGGTTCGTATTTCCCTGCGCGATAAAGCACTCAAAATTATGGACAAGTACATGCGGGCAGATCCACAAGTTAAAATTCAATATGCATCTAAATATGCCGGCATAGCCAATGCCTGGAAAAAATGGATCGGCGAAAATCTTGGAATGCGCGTCAGTTCGGGACTTGCTAAAAAGCAAAAAGACGATGAGAATTTTCAATCTGCTGTAGATTCAAAACCTGAATTCAAAGCATACCGCAATTTCAATGCAGATCTGGAATTCAAATACAAAAGATTGGAACCTTTTGCATATGCAAGAGAATATTATTCTGAAACGTTTTTTAGAAATGTCGATGTAGTTGCATTTTACAGAATGGTTTCCGGTTTGATAGATGTCTATGAGGGAAGGGGAGAAGAAACTTTTAATTCCCGAAAAAATGCCATAGCCAATCAAACGGATGCCTATTTTAAAAACATTAATCTTACTGTCGATAAGGAAATTTTTTCAAGTTTGCTGGAGCAGTTTCACAAAGAGATGAATCCGGCTTTTGTTTTTTCTCATTTGAAGGAAGGACTCGAAAGACATCAAAACGATTACAGAAAATTCACCGATGAGCTGTATGCTTCAAGTAAATTGATGGAAACGGCGAGCTTGCGGGAATTGATGCTTTTACCTTACAAAGAATGGATCGATCTGGTTAAAAAGGATCCGGTATGGATATTTTACAACGAAATGAAGTTTTATCTCGATAACGATATCAATAAATTATGTGGCGAATTGGAAGATGAAATTTCAGAGTTACGAAGAAAACACATGGCTGCATTGTTGCAGGTTTTTCCCGAACGCAGGTTTTATCCAGATGCCAATTCTACATTGCGCGTTACCTACGGACAAGTGGAAGGTTATCAGCCCAAGGATGGAGTGAAGTATCTAAGCCAAACTTATTTGGATGGTGTATTGGAGAAATACGTTCCTGGAGATTACGAATTTGATGTTCCCAGGAAACTCCAGCAACTCTACCGGGACAAAGATTATGGAATTTATGGCGAAAATGGAAAAATGCCTCTTGCCTTTATCGGCAGCAATCATACCACCGGTGGAAACTCAGGAAGCCCGGCAATCGATGCACACGGAAATTTGATCGGACTAAATTTTGATCGTGTTTGGGAAGGGACTATGAGTGATATTAATTACGATCGGAGTATTTGCCGCAACATCATGGTAGATGCCAGATATATACTCTTTATCATCGACAAATTCGCCGGCGCCAAATGGATTGTAGACGAAATGAAACTGGTGAAACCGAAGAAGAGGAAGAAGTAG
- a CDS encoding T9SS type A sorting domain-containing protein has protein sequence MSKRLINFPILIFLFSGLGLSSQTVITNRVQPAVGDSLYFSIDSAVSGISYGNPGPNQDWDFRNLGMTGRRSEVYRPASVGNLAQQFPTADAVLIQGITEQYFKFYQDRIELLGTATLGGGPLPGIGGANVFPNPVVIQKFPESYLDELMYVTSNTVTLPSSILPDSILNTLPLRPDSFRIIFSQRFHKIADAWGELKLPVKNWNVLREKRTTTSQTNVEAKVAILGWIDVTALASSVFGNLFGNINTTTYAFISNETKGIVAQVNVDTLGNILGISYKPDDKTNTATNNRLQDLKISFYPNPVQNIIHIASETRFTDLEEYKIFDMAGRLISSSKLSVETATIDVATLFDGLYILRLYGANGKELGSEVFLKGKGL, from the coding sequence ATGTCAAAGCGACTTATCAATTTTCCGATCCTCATCTTTTTGTTTTCGGGTTTAGGCCTTAGCAGTCAAACAGTTATTACCAACCGGGTCCAGCCGGCGGTAGGAGATTCACTTTATTTCTCAATAGATTCGGCAGTGAGCGGGATATCCTATGGAAATCCGGGACCCAACCAGGATTGGGATTTCAGGAATCTCGGAATGACCGGCAGGAGATCTGAAGTATACAGACCAGCCTCAGTTGGCAATCTGGCACAGCAATTCCCAACGGCTGATGCGGTGCTGATCCAGGGTATTACAGAACAATACTTTAAATTTTACCAGGACCGGATCGAATTACTGGGTACAGCCACTTTAGGGGGCGGACCTTTACCAGGAATCGGAGGTGCCAATGTTTTTCCGAATCCTGTTGTAATCCAAAAGTTTCCTGAATCCTATTTGGATGAACTCATGTATGTGACATCCAATACCGTTACTTTACCATCCAGTATATTGCCGGATAGTATTTTAAATACACTTCCTCTCCGACCTGATTCATTCAGGATCATTTTCAGCCAACGATTCCATAAAATTGCAGATGCCTGGGGTGAATTAAAATTGCCTGTAAAAAACTGGAATGTTCTTCGCGAAAAAAGGACAACCACAAGTCAAACCAATGTTGAAGCGAAAGTGGCCATTCTTGGATGGATAGATGTAACTGCACTGGCTTCCAGCGTATTTGGAAATTTATTTGGCAACATCAACACGACTACTTATGCATTTATCAGCAATGAAACCAAAGGAATCGTTGCACAAGTCAATGTGGATACCCTTGGAAATATATTAGGAATCAGCTACAAACCGGATGATAAAACGAACACCGCAACGAATAACCGTTTGCAGGATTTAAAAATTTCATTTTACCCGAATCCCGTTCAAAATATCATTCATATTGCTTCAGAGACCCGTTTTACAGATCTTGAAGAATACAAAATATTCGACATGGCAGGTCGGCTCATCAGCTCTTCTAAACTTTCTGTTGAAACGGCTACGATCGATGTCGCAACTTTATTCGATGGACTCTATATTCTTCGTTTGTATGGTGCGAATGGGAAGGAATTGGGTTCTGAGGTTTTTTTAAAGGGGAAAGGTTTGTAG
- a CDS encoding ABC transporter ATP-binding protein, with translation MKAFLKLMRLVAGFRYRVLLHFLFYVLSAFFTILSIPAIIPLLEMLFQKQIPILEKPTQIDNLGDAIQSLKFHFAEWINSMERSQAILIICAGLASLFLFKNLFRYLAVYTMIPVRAGISAGLRQSLFDKWMRLPLSYFSNERKGDLISRMTTDVQEVEYSILSMLEALVREPLLILGSIGIMIYTSPQLTMFVVLLMLFTSLVIGGISRTLKKQSGMAQEKMGHLISVQEESLSGLRVVKSFTAEHYVRTRFDELLQSYKKILIRMHRRRDLSSPLSEFLGVSVVCCLMWYGAQLVFADQISGSVFIAFLYAFFNVIEPSKALSTAYFNIQKGLAAVDRIYEVLESSEQISDNDNSVSKMNFEKEIRFENVSFSYPGQSAEALKSINLVIEKGKTLALVGASGSGKTTLVDLLARFYDVTNGKILIDGTDIRNIKLKDLRNMTGMVSQEAILFNDNIRNNIRFGRDEYSDQQVHESLKTAHADGFVNEQADGLDYVIGDRGLKLSGGQRQRLTIARAVLRNPQILILDEATSALDSNSEKMIQEAMIDVLKGRTAVIIAHRLSTIKNADTIVVLKDGKIIEQGNHEDLLKINGEYSRFVSLQSFET, from the coding sequence GTGAAAGCTTTTCTTAAACTCATGCGCCTCGTAGCCGGATTTCGCTACAGAGTTTTGTTGCATTTTTTGTTTTATGTGCTTTCTGCATTTTTTACAATTCTCAGTATACCGGCCATTATCCCTTTGCTGGAAATGTTATTTCAAAAACAAATTCCAATTCTGGAAAAACCGACCCAGATCGACAATCTTGGCGATGCGATCCAGTCCTTGAAATTTCATTTTGCCGAATGGATCAACTCCATGGAACGGTCGCAAGCAATTTTAATCATCTGCGCGGGGTTGGCTTCGCTTTTTCTTTTTAAAAATTTATTCCGTTATCTTGCGGTTTACACCATGATCCCGGTCAGGGCCGGTATTTCTGCAGGACTACGCCAAAGTTTATTCGATAAATGGATGCGATTGCCGCTTTCTTATTTTTCTAACGAGCGAAAAGGGGATCTGATTTCAAGAATGACTACAGACGTTCAGGAAGTTGAGTACAGTATTTTGTCAATGCTGGAAGCGCTTGTTAGAGAACCCTTACTCATATTGGGAAGCATAGGCATCATGATTTATACCAGTCCGCAACTGACCATGTTTGTCGTGTTGTTGATGTTATTCACTTCACTTGTGATTGGCGGAATTTCAAGAACACTAAAAAAACAATCGGGAATGGCCCAAGAGAAAATGGGTCATTTGATATCTGTGCAGGAAGAAAGCCTGAGTGGATTGAGGGTCGTTAAATCATTTACTGCAGAACATTATGTGAGAACCAGATTTGATGAATTGCTTCAATCCTATAAAAAAATATTAATCCGGATGCACAGGCGAAGGGATTTATCATCGCCTTTATCTGAATTTCTAGGAGTGAGTGTTGTTTGTTGCCTCATGTGGTATGGAGCACAATTGGTTTTTGCCGATCAGATTTCGGGATCTGTGTTCATTGCTTTCTTATATGCTTTTTTCAATGTGATTGAACCTTCCAAAGCACTATCGACCGCTTATTTTAACATCCAAAAAGGGCTTGCAGCGGTGGACAGAATTTATGAAGTTCTCGAATCATCAGAACAGATCAGCGATAATGATAATTCGGTTTCCAAAATGAATTTTGAAAAAGAGATCCGTTTTGAAAATGTTTCATTCAGTTATCCAGGTCAAAGTGCAGAAGCCCTCAAATCCATAAATCTCGTCATAGAAAAAGGCAAAACCCTTGCGTTGGTGGGTGCAAGTGGTTCGGGTAAAACTACGCTGGTCGATTTGCTTGCGAGATTTTACGATGTAACGAACGGAAAGATTCTGATCGATGGAACAGACATCAGAAATATCAAATTGAAAGACCTGCGGAACATGACTGGTATGGTGAGCCAGGAAGCCATTTTGTTTAACGATAACATCCGGAATAACATACGCTTTGGTCGGGACGAATACAGCGATCAGCAGGTTCATGAAAGTTTAAAAACCGCTCATGCAGACGGATTCGTAAACGAACAAGCAGATGGATTGGATTACGTGATAGGCGACCGGGGATTAAAACTATCTGGAGGTCAACGCCAAAGGTTGACTATTGCACGGGCCGTGCTCAGAAATCCTCAAATCTTAATACTCGATGAAGCCACATCGGCTCTGGATTCCAATTCTGAAAAAATGATTCAGGAAGCCATGATCGACGTATTAAAAGGCAGGACTGCGGTAATTATTGCACACAGGTTATCGACAATTAAAAATGCCGACACCATCGTAGTATTGAAAGATGGGAAAATCATTGAACAAGGGAATCACGAGGACCTGTTAAAAATAAATGGCGAATACAGCCGGTTTGTATCTTTGCAATCTTTTGAAACGTAA
- the accC gene encoding acetyl-CoA carboxylase biotin carboxylase subunit gives MFNKILIANRGEIALRIIRTAREMGIKTVAIYSTADRESLHVRFADEAVCIGPPASSQSYLNIPKIMAAVEITNADAVHPGYGFLAENAEFAEICSQYGIKFIGPSPDQIRKMGDKITAKDTMIKAQVPVVPGSDGLLKDVKQGKRLAKEIGYPVILKATAGGGGRGMRIVQKEDEFEDMWNIARQEAKAAFSNDGIYIEKYIEEPRHIEFQIIGDQHGRVVHLSERDCSIQRRHQKLVEESPSPFMTSELREAMGEAAIKAGKSINYEGVGTVEFLVDKYRNFYFMEMNTRIQVEHPVTEEVIDHDLIKEQIKVAAGLAITGKNYFPSMHAIEVRINAEDPFNDFRPNPGKISSLHTSKGHGVRVDTHVYSGYTVPPYYDSMIAKLICKAQTREECITKLERSLDEFIIEGIKTTIPFHQQLMKNKDFREGNFHTGFLNTFKLEPPK, from the coding sequence ATGTTCAATAAAATCCTCATAGCGAATCGCGGTGAAATTGCTTTACGCATCATACGTACCGCAAGGGAAATGGGTATAAAAACGGTAGCCATATATTCCACAGCGGATCGCGAAAGTTTACATGTACGTTTTGCCGATGAAGCTGTATGCATTGGGCCACCGGCTTCTTCGCAGTCGTATTTGAATATCCCTAAAATCATGGCTGCGGTCGAAATTACAAATGCAGATGCAGTTCACCCGGGATATGGATTCCTGGCTGAGAATGCCGAATTCGCAGAAATCTGTTCGCAATACGGAATCAAATTTATCGGTCCATCGCCCGATCAGATCCGGAAAATGGGCGATAAAATCACGGCGAAGGATACCATGATCAAAGCCCAGGTGCCCGTTGTGCCCGGATCAGACGGACTTTTGAAAGATGTTAAGCAAGGAAAGAGATTAGCCAAAGAAATCGGATATCCCGTGATTCTCAAAGCTACTGCTGGTGGAGGTGGACGTGGGATGCGCATCGTACAAAAGGAGGATGAGTTTGAAGACATGTGGAACATCGCCAGGCAGGAAGCGAAAGCAGCTTTCTCTAATGACGGCATCTACATCGAAAAATATATCGAAGAACCGAGGCATATCGAGTTTCAGATCATCGGCGATCAACATGGCCGTGTGGTTCACCTATCCGAAAGAGATTGTTCGATACAGCGCAGGCATCAGAAACTTGTAGAAGAAAGCCCTTCGCCGTTCATGACATCTGAGCTCAGAGAAGCCATGGGTGAGGCAGCAATCAAAGCAGGGAAGTCGATCAATTACGAGGGTGTGGGTACGGTTGAATTTCTGGTTGATAAGTACCGGAATTTTTATTTCATGGAAATGAATACCCGCATACAGGTTGAACATCCGGTTACAGAAGAAGTCATAGACCACGATCTGATCAAAGAGCAAATCAAAGTTGCGGCCGGTCTGGCCATAACCGGGAAAAATTATTTTCCATCCATGCATGCTATTGAAGTGCGAATCAATGCTGAAGACCCATTCAATGATTTCAGACCAAATCCGGGCAAAATAAGTTCACTTCACACTTCGAAAGGACATGGTGTGCGCGTTGATACCCATGTTTATTCAGGATACACCGTTCCGCCATATTACGATTCCATGATTGCAAAATTGATTTGCAAAGCACAAACGCGCGAGGAATGTATCACCAAACTGGAAAGATCGTTAGACGAATTTATCATCGAAGGAATCAAGACCACCATCCCATTTCATCAGCAGTTAATGAAGAACAAAGATTTCCGCGAAGGAAATTTCCATACAGGTTTTTTAAATACTTTCAAACTGGAGCCTCCCAAATAG
- the accB gene encoding acetyl-CoA carboxylase biotin carboxyl carrier protein, with product MNFKEIQELIRLVGKSGVSVFKIKDGEFEMTIKTSQEERIVHTVPIASPVPQVIHAPVAHAASRPAESSSPVAKEGSPADDKKYLEIKSPMVGTFYRSPGPDKAPFIKVGDQVDAGTTVCIIEAMKLFNEIESEVKGTIVKIVVEDATPVEYDQVLFLVEP from the coding sequence ATGAACTTTAAAGAAATCCAGGAACTCATCCGACTGGTTGGAAAATCGGGAGTTTCCGTATTTAAAATCAAAGATGGCGAGTTTGAAATGACTATTAAAACCAGTCAGGAAGAACGCATTGTACATACCGTACCCATTGCCAGTCCGGTACCTCAGGTCATTCATGCACCTGTTGCCCATGCTGCATCCAGACCTGCTGAATCTTCATCACCGGTTGCAAAAGAAGGCAGTCCGGCAGATGACAAAAAATATCTGGAAATCAAATCTCCCATGGTTGGTACGTTTTACAGATCTCCCGGACCAGATAAAGCTCCATTTATCAAAGTGGGTGATCAGGTCGATGCCGGTACAACGGTCTGCATAATCGAAGCCATGAAGTTGTTTAACGAAATCGAAAGTGAGGTCAAAGGCACGATCGTTAAAATAGTGGTTGAAGATGCCACACCGGTTGAATACGATCAGGTCTTATTCCTTGTCGAACCCTAA
- the efp gene encoding elongation factor P produces the protein MANTSDIRNGLCINFNNDIYVVVEFQHVKPGKGNAFVRTKLKSMTSGRVVENTFTAGHTIDDVRVERRKMQYLYKDESGFHFMNSETFDQEAIPENLLENGEFLKEGMEIEVLYHAEKEIPLTADLPPHVIMKITYTEPGVRGNTATNVQKLATLETGAQIKVPIFIEEGEFVKVDTRTKEYLERVKQ, from the coding sequence ATGGCAAATACTTCTGATATCCGCAACGGACTTTGTATCAACTTTAATAACGATATTTACGTAGTGGTAGAATTCCAACATGTAAAACCTGGCAAAGGCAATGCATTCGTTCGCACCAAGCTTAAAAGCATGACCAGTGGACGGGTGGTAGAGAATACATTTACGGCTGGGCATACCATAGACGATGTGCGAGTAGAAAGACGAAAAATGCAATACCTTTACAAAGATGAATCGGGATTCCATTTTATGAATTCTGAAACCTTTGATCAGGAAGCCATTCCCGAAAATCTCTTAGAAAATGGCGAATTTCTGAAAGAAGGCATGGAAATTGAGGTGCTTTATCACGCTGAGAAAGAGATTCCGCTTACAGCAGACCTCCCACCTCACGTGATCATGAAAATTACGTATACCGAACCGGGAGTCAGGGGCAATACCGCTACGAATGTTCAAAAGTTGGCTACTCTGGAAACCGGTGCACAAATTAAAGTGCCAATTTTCATCGAAGAAGGCGAGTTTGTGAAAGTGGATACCCGAACAAAAGAGTATCTTGAACGCGTTAAACAATAG
- a CDS encoding OmpA family protein yields MKSFSIILCCMFLGFISGTQAQYFDYKQGLSARKTFYDFGTLRDENAGAIRNYQNGFELAYVRNFPNQISVMFPIGAGVYRDSLNAQVKSPFYTIGAQAQIHLKKNFNWINPYAVGGVNFILPKGRDFAIQVPLGIGLMFKVHPQVYLNVQSDYRVSVANWEGHLQHQFGFVYFLGSKKPQEEAVIQKPDTDGDGIPDDEDLCPGVAGLLKFAGCPDTDKDGIEDSKDKCPELAGTEEFMGCPDTDGDGIPDTEDECPNVKGIKELKGCPEADKDGDGVPDGKDDCPDKAGLKELNGCPDSDGDGISDKEDKCPDKAGLKSNGGCPEVAAKDSDKDGIPDSDDECPYAAGPAKYNGCPDTDGDGITDKQDACPNSPGPASNKGCPVIEKADIETLDFAMRAVQFDLGRATLRSESFSILDKVAKIMRKYPDYNLSIAGHTDNSGSAGFNLDLSERRAKICYEYLISIGISASRLSYVGFGPSKPIAPNDNETGRYLNRRVEFNLLPR; encoded by the coding sequence ATGAAGTCTTTTTCCATCATTTTATGTTGTATGTTTCTTGGATTTATTTCAGGGACGCAGGCACAATATTTCGATTACAAACAAGGTTTGTCAGCAAGAAAGACTTTTTATGATTTCGGCACGTTGCGCGATGAAAACGCAGGAGCCATACGCAATTATCAAAATGGATTTGAATTGGCTTATGTCCGGAATTTCCCAAATCAAATTTCGGTCATGTTTCCGATCGGAGCCGGGGTTTACCGCGATAGTCTAAATGCACAAGTGAAGTCTCCGTTTTACACCATAGGTGCGCAGGCCCAAATCCATCTTAAAAAGAATTTCAACTGGATCAATCCATATGCCGTCGGTGGTGTAAATTTTATTTTGCCAAAAGGCAGGGACTTTGCCATTCAGGTTCCGCTAGGTATCGGATTGATGTTTAAAGTACATCCTCAGGTATACCTCAACGTACAATCGGATTACCGGGTTTCTGTAGCCAATTGGGAAGGTCATTTGCAGCATCAGTTTGGTTTTGTGTATTTTCTGGGTAGTAAAAAACCTCAGGAAGAAGCTGTTATTCAAAAGCCGGATACTGATGGAGATGGAATCCCTGACGACGAGGATTTGTGTCCGGGTGTAGCCGGATTGCTCAAATTTGCCGGTTGTCCGGATACCGATAAAGACGGAATAGAAGATTCAAAAGATAAGTGTCCTGAATTGGCCGGAACGGAAGAATTCATGGGTTGTCCGGATACCGACGGCGATGGAATCCCGGATACCGAAGACGAATGCCCGAATGTAAAAGGAATCAAAGAATTAAAAGGTTGTCCGGAGGCCGACAAAGACGGCGATGGAGTGCCCGATGGAAAGGATGATTGCCCGGACAAGGCAGGATTGAAAGAACTGAATGGGTGCCCCGATTCTGACGGCGATGGAATTTCAGATAAAGAAGATAAATGTCCGGATAAAGCTGGCTTGAAATCCAATGGTGGTTGCCCTGAAGTAGCCGCAAAAGACAGCGACAAAGACGGCATTCCCGATAGCGATGATGAATGTCCTTATGCGGCAGGACCTGCGAAATACAATGGTTGCCCGGATACCGATGGCGATGGGATTACTGACAAACAAGATGCTTGTCCCAACAGTCCGGGACCGGCAAGCAACAAAGGGTGCCCTGTTATTGAAAAAGCCGATATAGAAACTTTGGATTTTGCCATGCGGGCTGTGCAATTTGACCTTGGACGCGCAACCTTGCGGTCGGAATCCTTTTCAATTTTGGACAAAGTAGCCAAGATCATGAGGAAATACCCCGACTACAATTTGAGCATTGCCGGACATACCGATAATTCGGGGAGTGCGGGATTTAACCTGGATTTATCAGAAAGAAGGGCAAAGATTTGCTACGAATACCTGATTTCCATTGGTATTTCGGCTTCGCGCTTGAGTTATGTCGGATTTGGACCAAGTAAACCCATTGCTCCCAACGATAATGAAACAGGGCGTTACCTTAACAGGCGGGTTGAATTCAATCTTTTACCCAGATAA
- a CDS encoding asparaginase, with protein MAVEKSFIQIFITGGTFDKEYNFVTGQLFFKDTHLPQMLERGRCTLDIDINTLMMLDSLDMTDADRDIIIHNCRKSPASKILITHGTDTMSLTAKALADAQLPGKTIVLTGAMIPYAFGNSSDGFFNLGSALAFLQTLQEGIYIAMNGRCFNWDQVRKNTSTGFFEYL; from the coding sequence ATGGCTGTAGAAAAATCATTCATTCAAATTTTCATTACCGGTGGAACATTTGACAAAGAATACAATTTTGTCACCGGTCAGCTCTTTTTTAAAGACACCCATTTGCCTCAAATGCTCGAACGGGGTCGCTGCACGCTTGATATTGATATCAATACCCTGATGATGCTCGACAGTCTGGATATGACCGATGCCGACCGCGACATCATTATCCACAATTGTCGTAAATCCCCTGCAAGTAAGATCCTGATTACCCACGGTACCGACACCATGAGTTTAACCGCCAAAGCATTAGCCGATGCACAATTGCCGGGCAAAACGATTGTACTCACAGGTGCCATGATACCTTATGCTTTCGGCAATTCCTCAGATGGTTTTTTCAATTTGGGCAGTGCCCTGGCATTTCTTCAAACCCTTCAAGAAGGAATTTATATTGCCATGAATGGCCGTTGTTTTAACTGGGATCAGGTTCGCAAAAATACTTCAACGGGTTTTTTTGAATATCTTTGA